A single window of Narcine bancroftii isolate sNarBan1 chromosome 1, sNarBan1.hap1, whole genome shotgun sequence DNA harbors:
- the LOC138751421 gene encoding uncharacterized protein: MKRLKNSTLLNDAPVLALPDLNKTFDLYTNTKAGTATGVLTQSKAGYRQPVAFLSKLLDPVCRGWPECIQAVAATAILVEEGRKITFGAPMTVHTPHTVRNILLQRAGRWLTDSRILKYETILMDSNDLTLITTKTLNPAAFLISPANDQPLDSLEHSCSEVIDLQTKIREDLTDVPLTEGEKLFIDGSSRCIAGTRYSGYSVVDGKQELVIEAGRLAGHWSAQSCELYALCRALHELENKTPQ; the protein is encoded by the exons atgaagagattgaaaaattcaACTTTGTTAAACGATGCCCCAGTTTTAGCATTGCCAGATCTAAACAAAACCTTTGATttgtacactaataccaaagctggaaCAGCCACCGGCGTGCTCACACAGAGCAAggctggctatagacaaccagtggctttcctgtcaaagcttttagaccccgtttgtcgcggctggccagaatgtatacaagccgtcgcagccactgcaattttggtggaggaaggacgaaagattactttcggtgcccctatgacagtgcatacccctcatacagtccgcaatattctattacagcgggctggaaggtggctcacggattcgagaatcctaaaatacgaaacgatattaatggacagcaatgatttgaccttaattacaaccaaaactctcaacccagcagccttcctcatctccCCAGCTAATGACCAGCCTTTGGACAGTTTAGAACATTcgtgctcagaggttatcgacttacaaacaaaaattagggaagacctaaccgatgtccctttaactgaaggggaaaaactgtttattgatggttcttcacgttgtattgcaggtacccgctatagcgggtatagcgtagtggacggtaaacaggaacttgtgatcgaagctggtcgcctcgccggccattggtcagcacaatcctgtgagttatatgccctctgtagagcactccacgaactagaaaacaag acaccgcagtaa